In Diachasmimorpha longicaudata isolate KC_UGA_2023 chromosome 4, iyDiaLong2, whole genome shotgun sequence, a single genomic region encodes these proteins:
- the LOC135161519 gene encoding sterol O-acyltransferase 1 isoform X3, translating to MSSDKGIRRTRRGEIPRTKNTGDDHQPLTNEMTGKISIEDVRERMQRLQQDVLAQITNRLDDLVAEVVEGIEDIAHSGVKRTRAVEKLYHDKKDVGDSGRLPEKEFRIRNSVLTDVFNDVKHVRPIYNVWLMILLSLFLHTISNDLIEKGEMNLGFLTMAAGLAKFPTVIKLWSLMFKSSLLVYIFHSFWAHQRLKFHPKSSLVKVWDKLWLLIFLGYQLTFLFLPAKAVIAAELPPPSSLIIVMEQVRMVMKIHAFVRSTSPRVTSYKAHTEGRELNYPGFSKFLYFMFAPTLIYRDSYPRTKTISWRFVVWHFIEVGFEMFFVAFFHERFILPTYKNFGIEPVTVNNVLPQIFSSFLPGLGLYLCGFYCLLHSWMNAWAELLKFGDRMYYKDWWNSVSYGSFYRNWNVVIHDWLYTYIYKDFYEIIFPRKKAIAMSSAFFISALFHEYILSIGFRMFYPMMFGVFLGTGYPLVWLTQKRSHSFGNVFLWFSLLFGNGVLLSAYSMEYFARINCPGFGSDLKDVMFPRSWMCNSTKAVNS from the exons ATGAGTAGTGACAAAGGAATTCGGAGAACTAGACGAGGGGAAATTCCTAGGACGAAAA ATACTGGGGATGATCATCAGCCGCTGACCAATGAAATGACGGGGAAAATATCTATAGAAGATGTCAGGGAGCGCATGCAG CGGCTGCAACAAGATGTCTTAGCTCAAATTACCAATCGATTGGATGATCTGGTCGCAGAAGTCGTAGAAGGAATAGAAGACATTGCACACTCGGGGGTTAAACGCACTAGGGCAGTAGAAAAATTATACCATGACAAAAA GGACGTTGGAGACTCTGGAAGGCTACCAGAGAAGGAATTTCGAATACGAAATTCCGTCCTCACGGACGTATTCAACGATGTGAAACATGTCCGACCAATCTACAACGTTTGGTTAATGATATTACTATCACTATTCCTTCACACAATTTCAAACGACCTCATCGAGaagggagaaatgaatttggGATTTCTCACCATGGCCGCTGGTTTGGCGAAGTTCCCCACCGTCATCAAGCTTTGGAGTCTGATGTTCAAGTCATCTCTCCTCGTTTACATATTTCACAGCTTCTGGGCGCATCAACGACTGAAGTTCCACCCCAAATCATCACTCGTTAAAGTTTGGGACAAATTGTGGTTGTTAATTTTCCTTGGATACCAGTTAACGTTTTTATTCTTACCTGCAAAGGCGGTCATAGCAGCGGAACTACCACCTCCATCCTCATTGATCATTGTTATGGAGCAAGTACGAATGGTCATGAAAATCCACGCTTTTGTGAGGAGCACGAGCCCTAGAGTTACGTCTTATAAAGCACATACAGAGGGTAGAGAATTGAATTATCCaggattttcgaaatttctgtACTTCATGTTTGCACCGACACTTATTTATCGAGACAGCTATCCGAGAACGAAAACCATCAGCTGGAGGTTTGTCGTTTGGCACTTCATAGAAGTCGGCTTTGAGATGTTCTTCGTTGCATTCTTCCACGAAAGATTTATCCTCCCGACGTACAAGAATTTTGGAATAGAACCAGTCACAGTGAACAACGTCTTACCACAAATATTCAGTTCATTTCTGCCTGGACTAGGACTCTATCTCTGTGGCTTTTACTGTCTTCTACATTCGTGGATGAACGCTTGGGCTGAACTACTCAAGTTTGGCGATCGTATGTATTACAAAGACTGGTGGAACTCAGTGTCTTATGGCAGCTTTTACCGTAATTGGAACGTCGTAATTCACGATTGGCTGTACACATATATCTACAAAGATTTCTATGAAATTATCTTCCCGAGGAAGAAGGCGATCGCCATGTCTTCGGCGTTCTTCATATCCGCACTATTCCATGAGTACATCCTCAGCATTGGCTTTCGCATGTTTTATCCGATGATGTTTGGAGTTTTCCTGGGAACCGGATACCCTCTGGTGTGGCTGACGCAGAAAAGATCTCATTCCTTCGGAAATGTCTTCCTCTGGTTCTCACTGCTGTTTGGTAATGGAGTACTTCTCAGTGCCTATTCCATGGAGTATTTTGCAAGGATCAACTGTCCTGGATTTGGAAGTGACCTTAAAGATGTGATGTTCCCGAGAAGTTGGATGTGTAACAGTACGAAAGCAGTGAATTCTTGA
- the LOC135161519 gene encoding sterol O-acyltransferase 1 isoform X1: protein MSSDKGIRRTRRGEIPRTKSTGDKSLFNTGDDHQPLTNEMTGKISIEDVRERMQRLQQDVLAQITNRLDDLVAEVVEGIEDIAHSGVKRTRAVEKLYHDKKDVGDSGRLPEKEFRIRNSVLTDVFNDVKHVRPIYNVWLMILLSLFLHTISNDLIEKGEMNLGFLTMAAGLAKFPTVIKLWSLMFKSSLLVYIFHSFWAHQRLKFHPKSSLVKVWDKLWLLIFLGYQLTFLFLPAKAVIAAELPPPSSLIIVMEQVRMVMKIHAFVRSTSPRVTSYKAHTEGRELNYPGFSKFLYFMFAPTLIYRDSYPRTKTISWRFVVWHFIEVGFEMFFVAFFHERFILPTYKNFGIEPVTVNNVLPQIFSSFLPGLGLYLCGFYCLLHSWMNAWAELLKFGDRMYYKDWWNSVSYGSFYRNWNVVIHDWLYTYIYKDFYEIIFPRKKAIAMSSAFFISALFHEYILSIGFRMFYPMMFGVFLGTGYPLVWLTQKRSHSFGNVFLWFSLLFGNGVLLSAYSMEYFARINCPGFGSDLKDVMFPRSWMCNSTKAVNS, encoded by the exons ATGAGTAGTGACAAAGGAATTCGGAGAACTAGACGAGGGGAAATTCCTAGGACGAAAAGTACTGGTGACAAATCACTATTCA ATACTGGGGATGATCATCAGCCGCTGACCAATGAAATGACGGGGAAAATATCTATAGAAGATGTCAGGGAGCGCATGCAG CGGCTGCAACAAGATGTCTTAGCTCAAATTACCAATCGATTGGATGATCTGGTCGCAGAAGTCGTAGAAGGAATAGAAGACATTGCACACTCGGGGGTTAAACGCACTAGGGCAGTAGAAAAATTATACCATGACAAAAA GGACGTTGGAGACTCTGGAAGGCTACCAGAGAAGGAATTTCGAATACGAAATTCCGTCCTCACGGACGTATTCAACGATGTGAAACATGTCCGACCAATCTACAACGTTTGGTTAATGATATTACTATCACTATTCCTTCACACAATTTCAAACGACCTCATCGAGaagggagaaatgaatttggGATTTCTCACCATGGCCGCTGGTTTGGCGAAGTTCCCCACCGTCATCAAGCTTTGGAGTCTGATGTTCAAGTCATCTCTCCTCGTTTACATATTTCACAGCTTCTGGGCGCATCAACGACTGAAGTTCCACCCCAAATCATCACTCGTTAAAGTTTGGGACAAATTGTGGTTGTTAATTTTCCTTGGATACCAGTTAACGTTTTTATTCTTACCTGCAAAGGCGGTCATAGCAGCGGAACTACCACCTCCATCCTCATTGATCATTGTTATGGAGCAAGTACGAATGGTCATGAAAATCCACGCTTTTGTGAGGAGCACGAGCCCTAGAGTTACGTCTTATAAAGCACATACAGAGGGTAGAGAATTGAATTATCCaggattttcgaaatttctgtACTTCATGTTTGCACCGACACTTATTTATCGAGACAGCTATCCGAGAACGAAAACCATCAGCTGGAGGTTTGTCGTTTGGCACTTCATAGAAGTCGGCTTTGAGATGTTCTTCGTTGCATTCTTCCACGAAAGATTTATCCTCCCGACGTACAAGAATTTTGGAATAGAACCAGTCACAGTGAACAACGTCTTACCACAAATATTCAGTTCATTTCTGCCTGGACTAGGACTCTATCTCTGTGGCTTTTACTGTCTTCTACATTCGTGGATGAACGCTTGGGCTGAACTACTCAAGTTTGGCGATCGTATGTATTACAAAGACTGGTGGAACTCAGTGTCTTATGGCAGCTTTTACCGTAATTGGAACGTCGTAATTCACGATTGGCTGTACACATATATCTACAAAGATTTCTATGAAATTATCTTCCCGAGGAAGAAGGCGATCGCCATGTCTTCGGCGTTCTTCATATCCGCACTATTCCATGAGTACATCCTCAGCATTGGCTTTCGCATGTTTTATCCGATGATGTTTGGAGTTTTCCTGGGAACCGGATACCCTCTGGTGTGGCTGACGCAGAAAAGATCTCATTCCTTCGGAAATGTCTTCCTCTGGTTCTCACTGCTGTTTGGTAATGGAGTACTTCTCAGTGCCTATTCCATGGAGTATTTTGCAAGGATCAACTGTCCTGGATTTGGAAGTGACCTTAAAGATGTGATGTTCCCGAGAAGTTGGATGTGTAACAGTACGAAAGCAGTGAATTCTTGA
- the LOC135161519 gene encoding sterol O-acyltransferase 1 isoform X4 produces the protein MTGKISIEDVRERMQRLQQDVLAQITNRLDDLVAEVVEGIEDIAHSGVKRTRAVEKLYHDKKDVGDSGRLPEKEFRIRNSVLTDVFNDVKHVRPIYNVWLMILLSLFLHTISNDLIEKGEMNLGFLTMAAGLAKFPTVIKLWSLMFKSSLLVYIFHSFWAHQRLKFHPKSSLVKVWDKLWLLIFLGYQLTFLFLPAKAVIAAELPPPSSLIIVMEQVRMVMKIHAFVRSTSPRVTSYKAHTEGRELNYPGFSKFLYFMFAPTLIYRDSYPRTKTISWRFVVWHFIEVGFEMFFVAFFHERFILPTYKNFGIEPVTVNNVLPQIFSSFLPGLGLYLCGFYCLLHSWMNAWAELLKFGDRMYYKDWWNSVSYGSFYRNWNVVIHDWLYTYIYKDFYEIIFPRKKAIAMSSAFFISALFHEYILSIGFRMFYPMMFGVFLGTGYPLVWLTQKRSHSFGNVFLWFSLLFGNGVLLSAYSMEYFARINCPGFGSDLKDVMFPRSWMCNSTKAVNS, from the exons ATGACGGGGAAAATATCTATAGAAGATGTCAGGGAGCGCATGCAG CGGCTGCAACAAGATGTCTTAGCTCAAATTACCAATCGATTGGATGATCTGGTCGCAGAAGTCGTAGAAGGAATAGAAGACATTGCACACTCGGGGGTTAAACGCACTAGGGCAGTAGAAAAATTATACCATGACAAAAA GGACGTTGGAGACTCTGGAAGGCTACCAGAGAAGGAATTTCGAATACGAAATTCCGTCCTCACGGACGTATTCAACGATGTGAAACATGTCCGACCAATCTACAACGTTTGGTTAATGATATTACTATCACTATTCCTTCACACAATTTCAAACGACCTCATCGAGaagggagaaatgaatttggGATTTCTCACCATGGCCGCTGGTTTGGCGAAGTTCCCCACCGTCATCAAGCTTTGGAGTCTGATGTTCAAGTCATCTCTCCTCGTTTACATATTTCACAGCTTCTGGGCGCATCAACGACTGAAGTTCCACCCCAAATCATCACTCGTTAAAGTTTGGGACAAATTGTGGTTGTTAATTTTCCTTGGATACCAGTTAACGTTTTTATTCTTACCTGCAAAGGCGGTCATAGCAGCGGAACTACCACCTCCATCCTCATTGATCATTGTTATGGAGCAAGTACGAATGGTCATGAAAATCCACGCTTTTGTGAGGAGCACGAGCCCTAGAGTTACGTCTTATAAAGCACATACAGAGGGTAGAGAATTGAATTATCCaggattttcgaaatttctgtACTTCATGTTTGCACCGACACTTATTTATCGAGACAGCTATCCGAGAACGAAAACCATCAGCTGGAGGTTTGTCGTTTGGCACTTCATAGAAGTCGGCTTTGAGATGTTCTTCGTTGCATTCTTCCACGAAAGATTTATCCTCCCGACGTACAAGAATTTTGGAATAGAACCAGTCACAGTGAACAACGTCTTACCACAAATATTCAGTTCATTTCTGCCTGGACTAGGACTCTATCTCTGTGGCTTTTACTGTCTTCTACATTCGTGGATGAACGCTTGGGCTGAACTACTCAAGTTTGGCGATCGTATGTATTACAAAGACTGGTGGAACTCAGTGTCTTATGGCAGCTTTTACCGTAATTGGAACGTCGTAATTCACGATTGGCTGTACACATATATCTACAAAGATTTCTATGAAATTATCTTCCCGAGGAAGAAGGCGATCGCCATGTCTTCGGCGTTCTTCATATCCGCACTATTCCATGAGTACATCCTCAGCATTGGCTTTCGCATGTTTTATCCGATGATGTTTGGAGTTTTCCTGGGAACCGGATACCCTCTGGTGTGGCTGACGCAGAAAAGATCTCATTCCTTCGGAAATGTCTTCCTCTGGTTCTCACTGCTGTTTGGTAATGGAGTACTTCTCAGTGCCTATTCCATGGAGTATTTTGCAAGGATCAACTGTCCTGGATTTGGAAGTGACCTTAAAGATGTGATGTTCCCGAGAAGTTGGATGTGTAACAGTACGAAAGCAGTGAATTCTTGA
- the LOC135161519 gene encoding sterol O-acyltransferase 1 isoform X2, which produces MSSDKGIRRTRRGEIPRTKSTDTGDDHQPLTNEMTGKISIEDVRERMQRLQQDVLAQITNRLDDLVAEVVEGIEDIAHSGVKRTRAVEKLYHDKKDVGDSGRLPEKEFRIRNSVLTDVFNDVKHVRPIYNVWLMILLSLFLHTISNDLIEKGEMNLGFLTMAAGLAKFPTVIKLWSLMFKSSLLVYIFHSFWAHQRLKFHPKSSLVKVWDKLWLLIFLGYQLTFLFLPAKAVIAAELPPPSSLIIVMEQVRMVMKIHAFVRSTSPRVTSYKAHTEGRELNYPGFSKFLYFMFAPTLIYRDSYPRTKTISWRFVVWHFIEVGFEMFFVAFFHERFILPTYKNFGIEPVTVNNVLPQIFSSFLPGLGLYLCGFYCLLHSWMNAWAELLKFGDRMYYKDWWNSVSYGSFYRNWNVVIHDWLYTYIYKDFYEIIFPRKKAIAMSSAFFISALFHEYILSIGFRMFYPMMFGVFLGTGYPLVWLTQKRSHSFGNVFLWFSLLFGNGVLLSAYSMEYFARINCPGFGSDLKDVMFPRSWMCNSTKAVNS; this is translated from the exons ATGAGTAGTGACAAAGGAATTCGGAGAACTAGACGAGGGGAAATTCCTAGGACGAAAAGTACTG ATACTGGGGATGATCATCAGCCGCTGACCAATGAAATGACGGGGAAAATATCTATAGAAGATGTCAGGGAGCGCATGCAG CGGCTGCAACAAGATGTCTTAGCTCAAATTACCAATCGATTGGATGATCTGGTCGCAGAAGTCGTAGAAGGAATAGAAGACATTGCACACTCGGGGGTTAAACGCACTAGGGCAGTAGAAAAATTATACCATGACAAAAA GGACGTTGGAGACTCTGGAAGGCTACCAGAGAAGGAATTTCGAATACGAAATTCCGTCCTCACGGACGTATTCAACGATGTGAAACATGTCCGACCAATCTACAACGTTTGGTTAATGATATTACTATCACTATTCCTTCACACAATTTCAAACGACCTCATCGAGaagggagaaatgaatttggGATTTCTCACCATGGCCGCTGGTTTGGCGAAGTTCCCCACCGTCATCAAGCTTTGGAGTCTGATGTTCAAGTCATCTCTCCTCGTTTACATATTTCACAGCTTCTGGGCGCATCAACGACTGAAGTTCCACCCCAAATCATCACTCGTTAAAGTTTGGGACAAATTGTGGTTGTTAATTTTCCTTGGATACCAGTTAACGTTTTTATTCTTACCTGCAAAGGCGGTCATAGCAGCGGAACTACCACCTCCATCCTCATTGATCATTGTTATGGAGCAAGTACGAATGGTCATGAAAATCCACGCTTTTGTGAGGAGCACGAGCCCTAGAGTTACGTCTTATAAAGCACATACAGAGGGTAGAGAATTGAATTATCCaggattttcgaaatttctgtACTTCATGTTTGCACCGACACTTATTTATCGAGACAGCTATCCGAGAACGAAAACCATCAGCTGGAGGTTTGTCGTTTGGCACTTCATAGAAGTCGGCTTTGAGATGTTCTTCGTTGCATTCTTCCACGAAAGATTTATCCTCCCGACGTACAAGAATTTTGGAATAGAACCAGTCACAGTGAACAACGTCTTACCACAAATATTCAGTTCATTTCTGCCTGGACTAGGACTCTATCTCTGTGGCTTTTACTGTCTTCTACATTCGTGGATGAACGCTTGGGCTGAACTACTCAAGTTTGGCGATCGTATGTATTACAAAGACTGGTGGAACTCAGTGTCTTATGGCAGCTTTTACCGTAATTGGAACGTCGTAATTCACGATTGGCTGTACACATATATCTACAAAGATTTCTATGAAATTATCTTCCCGAGGAAGAAGGCGATCGCCATGTCTTCGGCGTTCTTCATATCCGCACTATTCCATGAGTACATCCTCAGCATTGGCTTTCGCATGTTTTATCCGATGATGTTTGGAGTTTTCCTGGGAACCGGATACCCTCTGGTGTGGCTGACGCAGAAAAGATCTCATTCCTTCGGAAATGTCTTCCTCTGGTTCTCACTGCTGTTTGGTAATGGAGTACTTCTCAGTGCCTATTCCATGGAGTATTTTGCAAGGATCAACTGTCCTGGATTTGGAAGTGACCTTAAAGATGTGATGTTCCCGAGAAGTTGGATGTGTAACAGTACGAAAGCAGTGAATTCTTGA